One Thauera sp. K11 DNA window includes the following coding sequences:
- the pilQ gene encoding type IV pilus secretin PilQ: protein MKNGIGVLLAALCVALAPVQAARAQQAAPAQAQANQIESLEVAEQGGTLYVRLALKQPLAAVPASFSVANPARIAFDFPGTGNGLGRTLQSIDQGDLRSANIVQVGDRTRLVLNLVKVSPYETRIDGRNLIIAISPTGKSAAPETAVGQSYGNFSDARAAAPGGSSVRDINFRRGRNGEGRVVVDLSRPDAGIDIRQQGGNLVVDFLKTTLPEHLRRRSDVIDFATPVSAMAAQQQGDNVRLVVTPNGMWEHNAYQSDNQFVLEVKRVIEDPNKLVQGSRGQYQGEKLSLNFQNIDVRSVLQVIADFTNFNIITSDSVQGNLTLRLKDVPWDQALDIILQAKGLDKRKEGNVIWIAPGDELAAREKLQLEAKAQIGDLEPVQTESFQINYHKAKEIEEFITKRKDQSLLSKRGSVTHDDRTNKVFVSDVSIRLREVRKLISEIDVPPRQVLIEARIVEANKTFARDLGVRLGFGNAKVANLGGLGRLGFGKSEFATVADGKITTSPDQVLNSTVRRIGEDATSGDGFLPNGYGSLALTLFNKGLTRFLNLELQALESDGRGRVVSSPRVLTANQVEASIEQGTEIPYQQATSSGATSVSFKKAVLSLKVTPQITPDGRLQLKVEVNKDRPLFEAALLGVPPIETKNVKSEVLIDNGGTVVIGGIYEEEETTNIDRVPVLGELPVVGGLFRTTRKDSNRKELLVFITPRIVADALTLR from the coding sequence ATGAAAAACGGCATCGGAGTGCTGCTGGCGGCGCTGTGCGTCGCGCTTGCGCCGGTCCAGGCTGCGCGCGCGCAGCAGGCCGCGCCGGCGCAGGCGCAGGCAAATCAGATCGAATCGCTCGAGGTGGCCGAGCAGGGCGGCACGCTCTACGTCCGGCTCGCCCTCAAGCAGCCGCTCGCGGCGGTACCGGCGAGTTTCAGCGTCGCCAATCCGGCCCGCATCGCCTTCGATTTTCCCGGCACCGGCAACGGGCTCGGCCGCACGCTGCAGAGCATCGACCAGGGCGACCTGCGCAGCGCCAACATCGTGCAGGTCGGCGACCGCACGCGGCTCGTGCTGAATCTGGTGAAGGTGAGCCCGTACGAGACCCGCATCGACGGCCGCAACCTGATCATCGCCATCAGCCCGACCGGCAAGAGCGCCGCGCCGGAGACGGCCGTCGGCCAGTCGTACGGCAATTTCTCCGATGCCCGCGCCGCCGCGCCGGGCGGCAGCAGCGTGCGGGACATCAATTTCCGCCGCGGCAGGAACGGCGAGGGCCGCGTCGTGGTGGACCTGTCGCGGCCCGATGCCGGCATCGACATCCGCCAGCAGGGCGGCAACCTCGTGGTCGATTTCCTGAAGACGACGCTGCCGGAGCATCTGCGCCGCCGTTCGGACGTCATCGATTTCGCCACGCCGGTCAGCGCCATGGCCGCGCAGCAGCAGGGCGACAACGTCCGCCTGGTGGTGACGCCCAACGGCATGTGGGAGCACAACGCCTACCAGAGCGACAACCAGTTCGTCCTCGAGGTCAAGCGCGTGATCGAGGACCCGAACAAGCTGGTGCAGGGCAGCCGCGGGCAGTACCAGGGCGAGAAGCTGTCGCTGAACTTCCAGAACATCGACGTGCGCTCGGTGCTGCAGGTCATCGCCGACTTCACCAACTTCAACATCATCACGTCGGACTCGGTGCAGGGCAATCTGACGCTGCGGCTCAAGGACGTGCCCTGGGATCAGGCGCTGGACATCATCCTGCAGGCCAAGGGCCTCGACAAGCGCAAGGAAGGCAACGTGATCTGGATCGCGCCGGGCGACGAACTCGCCGCGCGTGAAAAGCTGCAGCTCGAAGCCAAGGCGCAGATCGGCGACCTCGAGCCCGTGCAGACGGAGAGCTTCCAGATCAACTACCACAAGGCCAAGGAGATCGAGGAGTTCATCACCAAGCGCAAGGACCAGTCCCTGCTGTCCAAGCGCGGCAGCGTCACCCACGACGACCGCACCAACAAGGTCTTCGTCAGCGACGTCAGCATCCGCCTGCGCGAAGTGCGCAAGCTGATCTCCGAGATCGACGTGCCGCCGCGCCAGGTGCTGATCGAGGCGCGCATCGTCGAGGCGAACAAGACCTTCGCCCGCGACCTCGGCGTGCGGCTGGGCTTCGGCAACGCGAAGGTTGCCAACCTGGGCGGCCTGGGGCGGCTGGGCTTCGGCAAGTCCGAGTTCGCCACCGTCGCCGACGGCAAGATCACCACCTCGCCCGACCAGGTGCTGAATTCGACGGTCCGTCGCATCGGCGAGGACGCGACGAGCGGCGACGGCTTCCTGCCCAACGGCTACGGCTCGCTGGCGCTGACCTTGTTCAACAAGGGGCTGACGCGCTTCCTCAACCTGGAGCTGCAGGCGCTCGAATCCGATGGCCGCGGCCGGGTGGTGTCGAGCCCGCGTGTGCTGACGGCGAACCAGGTCGAGGCGTCGATCGAGCAGGGCACCGAGATCCCCTACCAGCAGGCGACCAGTTCCGGCGCGACCAGCGTGTCGTTCAAGAAGGCGGTGCTGTCGCTCAAGGTCACGCCGCAGATCACGCCCGACGGCCGGCTGCAGCTCAAGGTCGAGGTGAACAAGGACCGTCCGCTGTTCGAGGCCGCCCTGCTCGGCGTGCCGCCGATCGAGACCAAGAACGTCAAGAGCGAGGTGCTGATCGACAACGGCGGCACGGTCGTCATCGGCGGCATCTACGAGGAAGAGGAAACCACCAATATCGACCGCGTGCCCGTGCTGGGCGAACTGCCAGTGGTCGGCGGGCTGTTCCGCACGACGCGCAAGGACTCGAACCGCAAGGAACTGCTGGTGTTCATCACGCCGCGGATCGTCGCCGACGCGCTGACGCTGCGCTGA
- a CDS encoding pilus assembly protein PilM yields MIELSLFGSKARQLAGLDISSSSVKLVELSGGDKDGYKVERYAIEPLPRDAVVDGNVANLEAVSEAVRRALRRFGAGVRNVAMALPASSVITKKIILPEGLREQEMELAVESEANQYIPFALDEVNLDFQVIGPAPGSPGEVEVLIAASRKDKVEDRVAVAQSAGLKATVVDVESLAIESALELVSAQLPNGGRDKVIALIDVGASVMNVTMLRNHIQVYSREQAFGGNQLTQDISRQYGMSVDDAEAAKRAGTLPEAYAHDLMRPFMDSLALEVSRALQFFFTSTQYNQVDHLVLAGGCAVMPGLAQVVGARTQVETVIANPFANMTLSSKVRPKNLLADAPSLMVACGLALRRFDA; encoded by the coding sequence GTGATTGAGCTCTCCCTCTTCGGTTCAAAGGCGCGTCAACTGGCCGGACTTGATATCTCATCTTCATCGGTCAAGCTTGTCGAGCTGTCCGGAGGGGACAAGGACGGTTACAAAGTCGAGCGTTACGCGATCGAGCCGTTGCCGCGCGACGCGGTCGTCGACGGCAATGTGGCCAACCTCGAGGCGGTCAGCGAGGCCGTGCGGCGCGCACTGCGGCGCTTCGGCGCGGGGGTGCGCAACGTGGCGATGGCCCTGCCCGCATCGTCGGTCATCACCAAGAAGATCATCCTGCCGGAGGGCCTGCGCGAGCAGGAAATGGAACTGGCGGTCGAGTCCGAGGCCAACCAGTACATCCCCTTCGCGCTCGACGAGGTCAATCTCGACTTCCAGGTCATCGGTCCGGCGCCCGGCAGCCCCGGTGAGGTCGAAGTCCTCATCGCCGCTTCGCGCAAGGACAAGGTGGAAGACCGCGTGGCGGTCGCGCAGTCGGCGGGACTGAAGGCGACCGTGGTGGACGTGGAGTCGCTCGCGATCGAGTCCGCCCTCGAACTCGTCAGCGCCCAGTTGCCCAACGGCGGGCGGGACAAGGTCATCGCGCTCATCGACGTCGGCGCCAGCGTGATGAACGTGACCATGCTGCGCAACCACATCCAGGTCTATTCGCGCGAGCAGGCGTTCGGTGGAAACCAGCTCACGCAGGACATTTCCCGCCAGTACGGCATGAGCGTGGACGACGCCGAGGCGGCCAAGCGCGCCGGCACCCTTCCCGAAGCCTACGCGCACGACCTGATGCGGCCCTTCATGGACAGCCTCGCGCTGGAGGTGTCCCGCGCCCTGCAATTCTTCTTCACTTCCACGCAATACAACCAGGTCGATCATCTCGTCCTCGCCGGCGGCTGCGCGGTGATGCCGGGGCTCGCGCAGGTGGTCGGCGCGCGGACGCAGGTCGAGACGGTCATCGCCAACCCCTTCGCGAACATGACCCTCTCGTCGAAAGTGCGGCCCAAGAACCTGCTTGCCGATGCGCCCTCCCTGATGGTGGCGTGCGGGCTGGCCCTGCGGAGATTCGACGCATGA
- a CDS encoding PilN domain-containing protein: MIRINLLPHREEKRRQRRKQFYVLSAMMVVLGGLIGLLVHTIYAGYISEQEARNAFFKSEIAKVDQQIVEIRRLREQIDALLARKQVIESLQGTRAQTVHLFNELARAMPEGVYLKSAKQAGQRVTLVGYAQSNARVSHLMRNVDASPFLEQPALVEVKAATVNNRRVSEFTLGVSIEQPKQDDAAQNKGKAAPAAGKGVSK; this comes from the coding sequence ATGATCCGGATCAACCTCCTCCCCCATCGCGAGGAAAAGCGCCGGCAGCGGAGAAAGCAGTTCTACGTCCTGTCCGCGATGATGGTGGTGCTGGGCGGGCTGATCGGCCTGCTGGTGCATACCATCTACGCCGGCTACATCAGCGAGCAGGAGGCCCGCAACGCCTTCTTCAAGTCCGAGATCGCCAAGGTCGACCAGCAGATCGTGGAGATCCGCAGGCTGCGCGAGCAGATCGACGCCCTGCTGGCACGCAAGCAGGTGATCGAATCGCTGCAGGGGACCCGGGCGCAGACCGTGCATCTGTTCAACGAACTCGCCCGGGCGATGCCGGAGGGCGTGTATCTGAAATCGGCCAAGCAGGCCGGGCAGCGCGTGACCCTGGTCGGCTACGCGCAGTCAAACGCGCGCGTTTCCCACCTGATGCGCAATGTCGATGCCTCGCCCTTCCTCGAGCAGCCCGCGCTGGTCGAAGTCAAGGCGGCCACCGTCAACAACCGCCGCGTGAGCGAGTTCACGCTGGGCGTGAGCATCGAGCAGCCAAAGCAGGACGACGCGGCGCAGAACAAGGGCAAGGCGGCGCCGGCGGCGGGCAAGGGAGTGTCCAAATGA
- the lysA gene encoding diaminopimelate decarboxylase codes for MSHPYPTPTLHAVDGALMLEDVALQDIAARYGTPTYVYSRAALTSAFDAYRRALNGRRALVCYAVKANSNLGVLSVFARLGAGFDIVSGGELARVIAAGGEAAKVVFSGVGKTRAEMRQALAAGIRCFNVESAAELERLNDVAGELGRRAPIALRVNPDVDPKTHPYISTGLKSNKFGVAFDDALAIYRRAAQLPNLRISGVACHIGSQLLDPAPMAEAAQKVLGLVDRLAAEGIALEHIDLGGGLGIRYSDETPPAVAEYLAPLLAVFDGRREELCFEPGRSLVGNAGLLLTRIEYLKPGEEKNFAIVDAAMNDLARPALYDAYHEVVAVQAREVPERRYEIVGPICESGDFLAHDRSLAVAEGDLLAILSAGAYGMTMSSNYNTRGRAAEVIVDGAGTHLVREREPIESLYASEKPLA; via the coding sequence ATGAGCCACCCCTACCCCACGCCCACGCTGCACGCCGTCGACGGTGCGCTGATGCTCGAAGACGTCGCGCTGCAGGACATCGCGGCCCGCTACGGCACCCCCACCTACGTGTATTCGCGCGCAGCCCTGACCTCGGCCTTCGATGCCTACCGGCGAGCCCTGAACGGCCGCCGCGCCCTCGTCTGCTATGCGGTGAAAGCCAACTCCAACCTGGGCGTGCTGTCGGTGTTCGCGCGGCTCGGGGCCGGCTTCGACATCGTGTCGGGTGGAGAACTCGCACGCGTGATCGCCGCCGGCGGCGAGGCCGCCAAGGTGGTCTTCTCCGGTGTCGGCAAGACCCGCGCCGAAATGCGCCAGGCGCTCGCGGCGGGCATCCGCTGCTTCAACGTCGAATCGGCGGCGGAACTCGAGCGCCTGAACGACGTGGCGGGCGAACTGGGGCGCAGGGCGCCGATCGCGCTGCGCGTGAATCCCGACGTCGACCCCAAGACCCACCCCTACATCTCCACCGGCCTCAAGAGCAACAAGTTCGGCGTGGCCTTCGACGACGCGCTCGCCATCTATCGCCGCGCGGCGCAGTTGCCCAACCTGCGCATCAGCGGTGTCGCCTGCCACATCGGTTCGCAGCTCCTGGACCCCGCGCCGATGGCCGAGGCCGCGCAAAAGGTGCTCGGCCTGGTCGACCGGCTCGCCGCCGAAGGCATCGCGCTCGAGCACATCGACCTCGGCGGCGGACTGGGCATCCGCTACAGTGACGAGACTCCGCCCGCCGTGGCCGAATACCTGGCACCGCTGCTGGCGGTCTTCGACGGGCGCCGGGAAGAGCTGTGCTTTGAACCCGGGCGCTCGCTGGTGGGCAATGCCGGCCTGCTGCTGACCCGCATCGAGTACCTGAAGCCGGGCGAAGAGAAGAACTTCGCCATCGTGGATGCGGCGATGAACGATCTGGCGCGGCCGGCGCTGTACGACGCCTACCACGAGGTCGTCGCCGTGCAGGCGCGCGAGGTTCCGGAGCGGCGCTACGAGATCGTCGGCCCGATCTGCGAGAGCGGAGACTTCCTTGCGCACGACCGCAGCCTCGCCGTCGCCGAGGGCGACCTGCTGGCCATCCTGTCGGCCGGCGCCTATGGCATGACGATGAGTTCGAACTACAACACGCGGGGCCGCGCGGCCGAGGTCATCGTCGATGGCGCCGGCACCCACCTGGTGCGCGAGCGCGAGCCGATCGAGAGCCTCTATGCATCGGAGAAGCCGCTCGCCTGA
- a CDS encoding type IV pilus inner membrane component PilO, with product MSASGALASLRSVDLKRLAQDFRGLDAKDPGVWPLAPRVAVFVGLLVATVAAFWWFDWSEQALTLEQRQAEEASLREEWLNKKRQAVNLDEHRRQLSEIDRQFGALLRQLPNRAEMDSLLSDINQAGLGRGLQFDLFKPGSDVVKDFYAEMPIDIKVIGAYHDLGEFASDVAQMPRIVTLNNVALETDKDGRLKLEAKAVTYRYLDEDELAKKRAAEKAAKGKKK from the coding sequence ATGAGTGCGAGCGGCGCGCTGGCCAGCCTGCGCAGTGTCGATCTGAAACGCCTTGCGCAGGATTTCCGCGGGCTCGATGCGAAGGACCCCGGCGTGTGGCCGCTGGCGCCGCGCGTCGCGGTCTTCGTCGGCCTGCTCGTCGCCACCGTCGCCGCCTTCTGGTGGTTCGACTGGAGCGAGCAGGCGCTGACGCTCGAGCAGCGCCAGGCCGAGGAGGCGAGTCTGCGCGAGGAATGGCTGAACAAGAAGCGGCAGGCGGTCAACCTCGACGAGCACCGGCGCCAGTTGTCCGAGATCGACCGGCAGTTCGGTGCGCTGCTGAGGCAGTTGCCGAACCGCGCGGAGATGGACTCGCTGCTGTCCGACATCAACCAGGCCGGGCTCGGTCGTGGCCTGCAGTTCGACCTGTTCAAGCCGGGTTCCGATGTCGTCAAGGACTTCTATGCCGAGATGCCGATCGACATCAAGGTCATCGGGGCCTACCACGACCTCGGCGAGTTCGCGAGCGACGTCGCGCAGATGCCGCGCATCGTCACGCTCAACAACGTCGCGCTGGAAACGGACAAGGACGGCAGGCTGAAGCTCGAGGCGAAGGCGGTCACCTACCGCTATCTCGACGAGGACGAGCTGGCCAAGAAGCGAGCGGCGGAGAAGGCTGCCAAGGGGAAGAAGAAGTGA
- the lptM gene encoding LPS translocon maturation chaperone LptM produces MQAKSLVIVLGCMLLSACGIKGPLYMPPPPAEGKAARTDSRAGADDNKPFVTPDDGLPPALRPR; encoded by the coding sequence ATGCAAGCAAAGTCTCTGGTGATCGTGCTCGGCTGCATGCTGCTTTCCGCCTGCGGCATCAAGGGGCCGCTGTACATGCCGCCGCCGCCGGCCGAAGGGAAGGCCGCCAGGACGGACTCCCGGGCGGGCGCCGATGATAACAAACCCTTCGTCACCCCGGACGACGGCCTGCCGCCCGCCCTGAGACCCCGATGA
- a CDS encoding penicillin-binding protein 1A has translation MRWVLYPVVAAISLAVLGIATLAAISLFAWPNLPSLETLTDYRPRVPLQVFTADGHLLGEFGEERRSVVRIADVPPVLRQAILAAEDERFYEHPGIDPMGIMRAALANISSGGRGQGASTITMQVARNFFLTREKTFNRKLYEILLALKIERSLSKDEIFELYLNQIYLGQRSYGFAVAAKTYFGKPLAEITLAEAAMLAGLPKAPSAFNPIVNPARATLRQRYVLRRMVEAGFIDEVAYRDAIDQPLTTSRRTAANGGDPVLHGDYVAEMARQIAVEQFGDRAYELGIRVVTTITRKDQEAAYAALRNGIMDYDRRHGYRGPEGFVDLPAGKLDDEQLDDLIGDVSDYDDLLAALVLESSPKQVTLYRHGERVTVAAAGLRFAAPMLAEKAPQTRRIRPGAIVRIRAANGGKGWEITQLPEAQGALVSIDARSGAVHALIGGFDYNRNKFNHVTQAQRQPGSSFKPFIYSAAFERGFGPGSVMSDEPISFPAGTTGGQAWEPKNYDGRYGGPMTLRSALARSKNMVSIRLLQQISPEYAQDYITRFGFDAARHPPYLTMALGAGSVTPWEMASGYAVFANGGYRVEPYVIKEIYDGNGRLIARTDPPVAGESAPRVIDERNAWLLDSMMQDVVRSGTATRARALNRSDLAGKTGTTNDYLDAWFCGYGGDVVAVAWMGYSQPRNLGRGETGGAAALPIWIDYMRTALNDAPPREHPLPGGLLAVTAGDGSRQDYIYAENKPPAPPAVPDWLRELFSDETTPATEAPEEAIPPAPAAYPAAAAVRHQVPAMQAPAPVVDRVPVPISR, from the coding sequence ATGCGTTGGGTCCTTTATCCGGTCGTGGCGGCAATCTCGCTCGCGGTCCTCGGCATCGCCACCCTGGCGGCCATCTCGCTCTTCGCCTGGCCCAACCTGCCCTCGCTCGAAACGCTGACCGATTATCGCCCGCGCGTGCCATTGCAGGTGTTCACCGCCGATGGCCACCTGCTGGGCGAGTTCGGCGAGGAACGCCGCAGCGTGGTACGCATCGCCGACGTGCCGCCCGTCCTCAGGCAGGCCATCCTCGCTGCCGAGGACGAGCGCTTCTACGAACACCCTGGCATCGATCCGATGGGGATCATGCGCGCCGCCCTGGCCAACATTTCCTCGGGCGGCCGCGGCCAGGGCGCTTCGACGATCACGATGCAGGTGGCGCGGAACTTCTTCCTGACTCGCGAGAAGACCTTCAACCGGAAACTCTACGAGATCCTGCTCGCACTCAAGATCGAGCGCAGTCTGTCCAAGGACGAGATCTTCGAGCTGTACCTCAACCAGATCTATCTCGGCCAGCGCTCCTACGGCTTCGCGGTTGCCGCGAAGACCTACTTCGGCAAGCCGCTGGCCGAGATCACGCTGGCCGAGGCGGCGATGCTGGCCGGCCTGCCCAAGGCCCCGTCGGCATTCAACCCCATCGTCAACCCGGCGCGCGCGACGTTGCGCCAGCGCTACGTGCTGCGCCGCATGGTCGAGGCGGGCTTCATCGACGAAGTCGCCTACCGCGACGCCATCGACCAGCCGCTGACGACGAGCCGGCGCACAGCCGCCAACGGCGGCGACCCGGTGCTGCACGGCGACTACGTCGCGGAGATGGCGCGCCAGATCGCCGTCGAGCAGTTCGGCGACCGCGCCTACGAACTGGGCATCCGCGTCGTCACCACGATCACCCGCAAGGATCAGGAAGCGGCCTACGCGGCACTGCGCAACGGCATCATGGATTACGACCGCCGCCACGGCTACCGCGGCCCGGAGGGCTTCGTCGATCTGCCCGCCGGCAAGCTCGACGACGAGCAGCTCGACGACCTGATCGGCGACGTCAGCGATTACGACGACCTGCTCGCCGCGCTGGTGCTGGAATCGTCGCCCAAGCAGGTCACGCTGTACCGCCATGGCGAGCGCGTCACCGTCGCCGCCGCCGGCCTGCGCTTTGCCGCGCCGATGCTGGCCGAGAAGGCGCCGCAGACCCGCCGCATCCGCCCCGGTGCGATCGTCCGCATCCGCGCGGCGAACGGCGGCAAGGGCTGGGAAATCACGCAACTGCCCGAGGCCCAGGGCGCGCTGGTGTCGATCGACGCCCGCAGCGGCGCGGTGCACGCGCTGATCGGCGGCTTCGACTACAACCGCAACAAGTTCAACCATGTCACCCAGGCGCAGCGCCAGCCGGGTTCCAGCTTCAAGCCCTTCATCTATTCCGCTGCATTCGAGCGCGGCTTTGGTCCGGGCAGCGTGATGAGCGACGAACCGATCTCCTTCCCGGCCGGCACCACCGGCGGCCAGGCGTGGGAACCGAAGAACTACGACGGCAGGTACGGCGGCCCGATGACCTTGCGCAGCGCGCTCGCCCGCTCCAAGAACATGGTGTCGATCCGGCTGCTGCAGCAGATCTCGCCCGAATACGCCCAGGACTACATCACCCGCTTCGGTTTCGATGCCGCCAGGCACCCGCCCTACCTGACCATGGCGCTGGGCGCCGGCTCGGTCACGCCATGGGAGATGGCCTCGGGCTACGCGGTGTTCGCCAACGGCGGCTACCGTGTCGAACCCTACGTCATCAAGGAGATCTACGACGGCAACGGGCGGCTGATCGCGCGCACCGATCCGCCGGTTGCCGGCGAAAGCGCGCCCCGCGTGATCGACGAGCGCAATGCCTGGCTGCTCGACTCGATGATGCAGGACGTCGTCCGCTCCGGCACCGCGACGCGCGCCCGCGCCCTCAACCGCAGCGACCTGGCCGGCAAGACGGGCACCACGAACGACTACCTCGATGCCTGGTTCTGCGGCTATGGCGGCGACGTCGTGGCGGTGGCGTGGATGGGCTACAGCCAGCCGCGCAACCTCGGCAGGGGCGAGACGGGGGGCGCCGCGGCGCTGCCGATCTGGATCGACTACATGCGCACCGCGCTGAACGACGCGCCCCCGCGGGAGCATCCGCTGCCCGGCGGCCTGCTGGCCGTGACCGCCGGCGACGGCAGCCGGCAGGACTACATCTACGCCGAGAACAAGCCGCCCGCACCGCCCGCCGTGCCGGACTGGCTGAGGGAACTCTTCTCCGACGAGACGACGCCGGCGACCGAGGCGCCCGAAGAGGCGATCCCGCCGGCGCCGGCCGCGTACCCGGCAGCGGCGGCGGTGCGGCACCAGGTGCCCGCGATGCAGGCACCAGCACCGGTCGTCGACCGGGTGCCCGTGCCCATCAGCCGCTGA
- the dacB gene encoding D-alanyl-D-alanine carboxypeptidase/D-alanyl-D-alanine endopeptidase, with translation MLACTALLATADTLPPTVRLALEQARVPAEAVSIWVQPVDGGRPALAFNAAQPMNPASVMKLVTAFATLDRLGPAHVWTTRIASTGKVHDGILDGDLYIVGGADPMLGYDRLWKMLRRVQALGIHTVRGDIVLDGSALSLPPHDPGAFDGRGLRPYNSGPYGLLLNWNTLQLALTPAARTGEAVAVAAEQPLSGMAIDNRLVTSDAPCTVWYRDLDARLDPGPRLVLAGSLPASCGPRNWSAAPLAPADYGTALVAGLWREMGGALRGRVRPGTAPADAEVRLTEDSPPLADVVRDMNKWSSNVIARQLLATLGATAAAAPAADMVAGGARVAADVLAAAGIDTSGLVIENGSGLSRIERIAAASLGQLLATAWQRPWMPEYISALPVAGVDGTARKRLARSPASGQAHVKTGTLNGVRAIAGYLLDDTGHRHVVVMMINHPEAANTAAAQDALLEWVWAGGPGRAP, from the coding sequence ATGCTGGCCTGCACCGCCCTGCTCGCCACCGCCGACACCCTGCCGCCCACCGTGCGCCTGGCACTCGAACAGGCCAGGGTTCCGGCCGAAGCGGTCTCGATCTGGGTCCAGCCCGTCGACGGGGGCCGGCCGGCACTGGCCTTCAATGCGGCACAGCCGATGAATCCGGCCTCGGTGATGAAGCTCGTCACCGCGTTCGCCACCCTCGATCGCCTCGGTCCCGCACACGTCTGGACGACGCGGATCGCGAGCACGGGCAAGGTGCACGACGGCATCCTGGACGGCGATCTTTACATCGTGGGCGGGGCGGACCCGATGCTCGGCTACGACCGGCTGTGGAAGATGCTGCGGCGCGTGCAGGCGCTCGGCATCCACACGGTGCGCGGAGACATCGTGCTCGACGGCTCGGCACTGTCGCTGCCGCCCCACGACCCCGGCGCATTCGACGGCCGCGGCCTGCGGCCCTACAACAGCGGACCGTACGGCCTGCTGCTGAACTGGAACACGTTGCAGCTCGCCCTCACCCCGGCCGCGCGCACCGGCGAGGCGGTGGCGGTCGCCGCCGAGCAGCCGCTCTCCGGCATGGCGATCGACAACCGGCTGGTCACCTCGGACGCGCCATGCACGGTCTGGTACCGCGACCTCGATGCCCGCCTCGACCCCGGCCCGCGCCTGGTGCTGGCCGGCAGCCTGCCGGCCAGTTGCGGCCCGCGCAACTGGAGCGCGGCGCCGCTGGCCCCCGCCGATTACGGTACGGCGCTCGTCGCCGGCCTGTGGCGCGAGATGGGCGGCGCACTGCGCGGCAGGGTCAGGCCGGGAACCGCGCCTGCCGATGCCGAAGTGCGCCTGACCGAGGACTCGCCGCCGCTCGCCGACGTCGTGCGCGACATGAACAAGTGGTCGAGCAACGTGATCGCCCGCCAGTTGCTGGCCACCCTGGGGGCGACCGCCGCCGCCGCGCCCGCGGCGGACATGGTGGCCGGCGGCGCCCGCGTCGCCGCGGACGTGCTCGCCGCCGCCGGCATCGATACGAGCGGACTGGTGATAGAGAACGGCTCCGGCCTGTCACGCATCGAGCGCATCGCCGCGGCGAGCCTGGGACAGTTGCTGGCCACCGCCTGGCAGCGGCCGTGGATGCCCGAATACATCTCGGCGCTGCCGGTGGCCGGCGTCGACGGCACCGCCCGCAAGCGGCTGGCCCGCAGCCCGGCCAGCGGACAAGCCCACGTCAAGACGGGCACGCTCAACGGCGTGCGCGCGATCGCCGGCTACCTGCTCGACGACACGGGGCACCGCCACGTCGTGGTCATGATGATCAACCACCCGGAGGCCGCGAACACCGCCGCGGCGCAGGATGCGCTGCTCGAATGGGTGTGGGCCGGCGGGCCGGGCCGCGCGCCCTAG
- a CDS encoding pilus assembly protein PilP — protein MTVLACCLGLAACSGDAQDDIRGWMDEQAKTMRGSVKPLPEIKPFPVVAYAAAGLVEPFRASRLEPEKAPGGVRPNLERRKEPLEAYPLESLKMVGVMRQRRAVNALVMADKSLYQVKVGNYMGQNFGIVTDISDTSMTLRELVEDVNGDWVERVSTLMLQERQEGRK, from the coding sequence ATGACCGTCCTCGCATGCTGCCTCGGCCTGGCCGCATGTTCGGGTGACGCGCAGGACGACATCCGGGGATGGATGGACGAGCAGGCCAAGACCATGCGCGGCAGTGTCAAGCCGCTGCCCGAGATCAAGCCGTTTCCGGTCGTGGCCTATGCGGCTGCGGGTCTGGTCGAGCCGTTCCGGGCGAGCCGTCTCGAGCCGGAGAAGGCGCCGGGCGGGGTGCGGCCCAATCTCGAGCGCCGCAAGGAACCGCTCGAAGCCTATCCGCTCGAGTCGTTGAAGATGGTCGGGGTGATGCGGCAGCGCAGGGCGGTCAATGCCCTGGTCATGGCCGACAAGAGCCTGTATCAGGTCAAGGTGGGGAACTATATGGGCCAGAATTTCGGCATCGTCACGGACATCTCCGACACGTCGATGACGCTGCGGGAGCTCGTCGAAGACGTCAACGGCGACTGGGTCGAGCGCGTGAGCACGCTGATGCTGCAGGAGCGCCAGGAGGGCAGGAAATGA
- the cyaY gene encoding iron donor protein CyaY yields the protein MEESAFNALAEAELACIETALEECGADFDIEPKPGGVLEIEFDNGSKMIINRHTAAREIWVAARSGGFHFRPEDGRWVDTRDGADLYATLSALVGEQSGTPVTVRRGP from the coding sequence ATGGAAGAGTCTGCATTCAACGCGCTCGCCGAGGCGGAACTCGCGTGCATCGAGACCGCGCTGGAAGAGTGCGGCGCGGACTTCGACATCGAGCCCAAGCCCGGCGGCGTGCTCGAAATCGAGTTCGACAACGGCAGCAAGATGATCATCAACCGCCACACGGCGGCGCGCGAGATCTGGGTGGCGGCGCGCTCGGGCGGATTCCACTTCCGCCCCGAGGACGGCCGTTGGGTCGATACCCGCGACGGCGCCGACCTCTACGCCACGCTGTCGGCGCTGGTCGGCGAGCAGAGCGGCACGCCCGTCACGGTACGGCGCGGTCCCTGA